The Edaphobacter flagellatus sequence GTGTACGCTGCGGAATCCGCGGGAGGCGACGAGGTCTTCGACGCCGGTGGGAACGAGAATCTCCGGCGTTCTTCCGTACAAGCGGCGGTTGGTGCGAACGATGTAGCGCAGCGAGGCGATGTCGAGGTGATCCATGTGGGCATGGGTTATCAGGACAAGGTCGATGGCGGGCATCAGGTCGGGGAGGCTGCCGGGGCTGCGCTGACGGCGCAAGAGAATCAGGTTTCTGGAGAAGACCGGGTCGATAAGGATGTTGCGTCCGCCAATCTGCAGGAAGAACGACGAATGCCCGATGAAGGTGATCCCCAGCTCATTGGCGGAGACGGCTTCAGGTGGACGCGGCTGGCCGATAATTGGGTTTTCGCGGCTCTCGCGCACGAGCCGCCAAAGCTGGCCCATCTTGATTACGGCGAAGGGGCGCCTGCGCCACACTCGCCTGACGGTATCGTCAATTCGTGCCACGTTACTTATAGATGCTTTCATAGGGCCTGTGGTTCGGCCAATGCTTTGGGTGACCGGAGCCGTTGCTGTCAGGCTACAATCTCAGCACCTCATGAATCTTTACACGGCTGTTATCGCGGCGATTGTTTTGACCCTGCTTGCTGTATCGCTTGCCCGCCTGGGCAAGGTGAAGACGAAGGCAGACTATCTGGTAGCTGGACGTTCGCTGCCTGCCTTTGTGCTGATCTTTACTCTGCTGTCGTCGTGGATCGGGTCTGGCTCGTTGCTGGGCGGCGCCGAGAATGCCTACAAACATGGCTTTGTAGCGCTGTGGCAGGCAGGAGGAGGCTGGGCTGGACTGGTGTTGATCTACTTCATCGCACCGCGGGCGAGGAAGTTTGCGCAGT is a genomic window containing:
- a CDS encoding MBL fold metallo-hydrolase, whose protein sequence is MARIDDTVRRVWRRRPFAVIKMGQLWRLVRESRENPIIGQPRPPEAVSANELGITFIGHSSFFLQIGGRNILIDPVFSRNLILLRRQRSPGSLPDLMPAIDLVLITHAHMDHLDIASLRYIVRTNRRLYGRTPEILVPTGVEDLVASRGFRSVHTLSWWQSAQVVDLQITMTPCRHWGARMFRDMHRGYGGYVISSDRHSVYHSGDTAWFNGFAEIGRQLQPQVALLPIGAYYPDNYRAVHVSPEEAVRGFLDCKAQWMVPMHFGTFRLGREPMEEPVQRLRAEAARLGITDRVRVLNEGETLRL